The sequence CAGCGCTCGGATCTCCGGAATATGCATCAACCATTGAGGTTTGGCCGGCAACAGCAGTTTCCCCCTGCTTCTCTATGTTGGCGCACAGCTGTGTCCAAACGAGCAAAAATCGCTAACGATAATGGGTGTTATCAACCACGACCTTCCAAATCCTCAATCACCCTCCTCTGCCAACCGATTGCTCCTGGTCAAGCCGGTTTCAATCCATCACGATCAATCCATGGACATCGCCTTGCTCGCTCCCCAGGCCTCGGATGCCTGGGCAGCCATGACCCGCCTAGTCCTGGACGGGGTCTTCTCACCCCACACCAAACGCGCCTACTCCAAGGCGCTCCACGACTTCTTCCTCTGGTATCAGCACTCCGGACAGATGGGATTCCGCCGTTCCACCGTGCAGGCTTTTCGTGCCGAGCTGGAAGCCTTAGCGTTGGCGCCAACAACAATCAATCAGCGGTTGTGCGCCATCCGAAAGCTGGCCCGAGAAGCGGCCGGCAACGGACTCTTGGATGATCCCCTGGCGGAGTCTATCTGCAGCGTCCGGGGCGTTCCGCACAGTGGGACAAGGACTGGGCGGTGGCTCGACCGGGATCAGGCCAGCCAACTCCTGTCGTTTCCAGACGCAACGACGCTCAAAGGGAAACGGGATCAGGCACTGCTTGCGGTGATGGTTGGATGCGGTTTGAGAAGGAGTGAGGTCAGCGCTCTTACTTGGCAACACATTCACATGGTCGAACGAAGATGGGTGATCCTCGACCTGATTGGGAAGAGAAACCGGATCCGGACAGTCCCGATACCATCCTGGGCAAAAGTCGCGTTAGACGCTTGGTGCGAGGCCGCTGAGATATCCGATGGCTTCCTGTTTCGCTCGATGGACAAAGCGGACCGTCTCCGGGGCACAAGCCTGAGCTCCCAGGCTATTTGGAGCATCGTCACGGGCTACGGCGTGGACCTGCATCTAGAATTCGCACCGCACGACTTGCGCCGCACTCACGCCAAACTAGCCCATAGAGGTGGCGCGGCCGTCGAACAGATTCAACTGTGCCTAGGGCACTCCAGCCTGCTAACCACGCAGCTCTACCTGGGACTGCAACTGGACCTCCACAATGCTCCCTGCGACAGGCTTGGGCTAGGGTAGAACTAGGCGGAGGGTCTTGGACTATAGCTCATACCCGTTGGACGGGCCTGTAATCGCCGCGGAAATTGGCGCACACTTGACCGGACTGACATCATGGGACACGCCAAACAGAATGTGACTCTGGTTGTCGAGGAAGAACTACTTCTGGCGGCTCGGAAGGTTGCCCTCGATCAACGAACCAGCGTGAATCAGCTGGTGCGGGAGTATCTGGCGGCGCTGGTGGAAGAGCCAAGCCGAAGACGATTGGCCCGGGCGAGGTTGAAAACGGCTTTCGAAACTGGCATTGTCGGGTCGGTGACCGGAAGTGGAGCCGTGAAGACGTTTATGACCGGTGACAAGGATCTGTGTTTCGTCGACACCAACGTGCTGGTGTACGGCTTCGATAAGAGCAGTTCGCCTAAGAAGCGGGTCGCGCAACGGTTGCTGACCGAATTGATGGAAGAGGACCGGTTGAGAGTGAGCACGCAAGTGCTGCAGGAGCTTTTTGTAACGCTGACCAAGAAAGTGAGCCAGAGTTGCTCGAGCGAGGAGGCCCTGGCCGTCCTGGAAGATCTGACGGCGTGGCCTCTGATGGTGATCGATTATGCGGCGGTTCGAGCGGCGGTTGGGTTGGCTGACCAGGCGAGACTTTCATTCTGGGACGCCCTGATCGTTGTCGCTGCAGCGCGGACCGGGGCGGCGGTGCTCCACACCGAGGACTTAAACGATGGGCAAGCGATTCTAGGCGCTCGAATCTGCAATCCGTTTGCGGCTTGATCACTTTCGTGACCAGTGCGCATCACTCTCGAAGCCGAGACAGGGAGCGCCGTCTCGGCCGTTCGACCACAAGCCACCCGGCTTGCTAAGGCAGCAGTTCTCTTGACAGGCGTCTCACCTTGCGGTCGAGCCCGCGCAGAATGGATTGCCCGGCGTCCCTCCAGCGGCCGGCGGGGAGGAGCAGTTGACGCCGGACGCGCCAGCATGGTTTAATCATCCCCGCGAAGCTTGGCGCATGGCAAAACGAACATATTGGCTGGGTCGGTTTACCGTCACGACATGGCAGAAGTTCCTGGACGACGGAGCGAGCGTGTGCGGGATTCGAGAGACGGATTGGGATACGCTGAACATGGC is a genomic window of Armatimonadota bacterium containing:
- a CDS encoding tyrosine-type recombinase/integrase, which codes for MDIALLAPQASDAWAAMTRLVLDGVFSPHTKRAYSKALHDFFLWYQHSGQMGFRRSTVQAFRAELEALALAPTTINQRLCAIRKLAREAAGNGLLDDPLAESICSVRGVPHSGTRTGRWLDRDQASQLLSFPDATTLKGKRDQALLAVMVGCGLRRSEVSALTWQHIHMVERRWVILDLIGKRNRIRTVPIPSWAKVALDAWCEAAEISDGFLFRSMDKADRLRGTSLSSQAIWSIVTGYGVDLHLEFAPHDLRRTHAKLAHRGGAAVEQIQLCLGHSSLLTTQLYLGLQLDLHNAPCDRLGLG
- a CDS encoding PIN domain-containing protein, yielding MGHAKQNVTLVVEEELLLAARKVALDQRTSVNQLVREYLAALVEEPSRRRLARARLKTAFETGIVGSVTGSGAVKTFMTGDKDLCFVDTNVLVYGFDKSSSPKKRVAQRLLTELMEEDRLRVSTQVLQELFVTLTKKVSQSCSSEEALAVLEDLTAWPLMVIDYAAVRAAVGLADQARLSFWDALIVVAAARTGAAVLHTEDLNDGQAILGARICNPFAA